Sequence from the Saccharopolyspora pogona genome:
CCGCCGCAGGCCACGTTGTAGGCGAGGTTCAACACGTGATCGGACTCATGGTAGGGCAGGTGCACCTTCAACAACGCCAGACTGTCGTTGATCCGCTCGGCCAAACCGAGCTTGGTCACCAGTCGGTGCACCGCCGCGATCCCGCCGAAGCACGTGGCGTCGACGTTCCCGCCGATCTCGTAGCTCACCGTGCCCGAGTGCAGCATCGGCTTGGACTGCGCGCCCCAGTGTCCCGCACGTGCATGCCGGGCCGCCACCTTGCGCCGTCGGCGTGCCGCGTTCCGCCGACTCTGCTCGTGCGGTACCTTCTTCACCACAAAGGCCTTTCCTCTTGGGATGCGTTGGAGTCGCAAACCCAAGCAGGATAAGGCCTTTGCCTTATCTCAGGCCGGATCTACCCACCCGACACGCTTGATGAAGGACTAGCGTCGGCAAGTGCGGTCATAAGGCTCGGCGGACCGCAGTAGTACAGGGTGGCGTCCCGAGCAGACCGGTAACGAATGCCGGCACGTCGTGCCGGCTTCCTGTGCTTGACTCGTGCAGGATCACCTTCGCACCAGAGCGTTTTAGCTCGTCGAGGTAAGGAGCATGGCTGCGGCTGCGAACGCAGGTTCTCCTTCCGGGTGGACCCCGAGGTCGTGGGGGGCATGGTGGCCAACCTGGCGCTGGGCAACATGGACATCGACGACTGGCGGGACGACGAAGCGTAGGCCGCCGAAGGGGAACCGTGCCACCGCGACGTCGGTTGGTGAGCGGTGAGACCGGCCGCGCCCCGCGGCTGGCGATCGGTGGGGCCCGCTAACGGTGCCGAACCGGGGCCAAATCACGATGCCACGGCCACGTTCGCAGCAATGCGGACCTCCAGCACGAACACGGAGATGAGACAAGGCTTTTCTCGCGGCCACGGCCCAGGGACACCGAATCCGTGGGCTCGTCGAACTCGCCGGTCCCGACTTGCCTGTGCCCCAGCGACCTTTTATTGATCGGGAACTTAAGGGTGTGATTTTCGTTGGTCTGGCGTGATCGCGTGTGCGGGACGCGCGGAGGTTGTCGCCTGAGGCGCAGGAGAATCTGCGGCGCAGGGTGGTCGCGGCGGTGCATGGTGGGATGACGCAGGTCGAGGCGGCGCAGGTGTTCGCGGTAGCGCCGCAGTCGGTGTCCAGATGGGTGCAGGTGTGGCGGAAACAGGGTTCGAAGGGTCTTGCCGGGCGTCGGCGGGGTCGCAGGCCTGGTGAGCAGGAAGCGTTGAGTGCCCGCCGGCAGCGCAAGTTGCGGTATGCGGTGGCCGAGCACACCCCAGCGGCGTTCGGGCTGGCTGGGGTGGTGTGGACCCGCAAGACGGTGGCCGAGCTGATCCGGGTGCGGCACGGCGTCGTGTTGAGTTTGCGCACCGTCGGCAACTATCTGTGTTCTTGGGGTTTGTCGCCGCAGAAACCGATCCGTAGGGCCTACGAGCAGGACCCCGAGGCCGAATTCCGTTACCAAGCAATGACAATCCGTCTACTCCTCGCCGATTTACACCCACGGAAAGGCGAGGAGAGGAACACCAGTCCGCACATCATTTATGATCGCTTGATCAGGTGAAACACCCGGACCGAAACCCAAAAACCCAAGCCGCGGAAGCGAAAGCGCCGGAAGCCACGACGCGGCAACGAAAACCAGGGCTTGCCGAAGGCGTCACCCGACCACCACCACACCACCAGCACGAGCATCGTGAGCGGTTTCAAGCGCTATAGCACCGAAAACCACGCACGGGCCACCTCGAAACGCAACGATCACCACCACCCACACCCCCTAGGCGAATGGCCGACCGAGACGAATCCCGCACCCGCCAGCGAAAAGCAACTACCAGTCAAACCCGGCTACGGCCCACCCAAAACCAAACCGCCACAAGCCCGGCCCCGGGATTCCGCCACCCGGCAACGCAAAAATCAGGCTCTTCTGCTTCTTCCGTGGGCTAGGGCGTGTCCGGGGATTGACACGTCTACCGAGACATGACACCGGTAAGAACCGGCATTGCCACTCACGACCCCACGGACACCCGTCGTGAGTGGCAATGCTCCGTTCCAAAAACACCCGGGTGGTCCCGAGATACAGCGCCCGCCACCGACGACGCCCACCACGGCACGCCATGAACTGGCCTTCGGCACGCCGTTCTCTGCTCCTCGGTTCCTGACTCTGGACAAGCCAGAAACCTAGACGAAGCAACGGCGTGCCCCCGTCTCCGGACCCAAGAACCCAGCTCAAACCACCCACAGAAACGTCACAAGAGCCGCATTTTGAGCCCGGCCGGAATGCGCCGCGAACGGCAAGAACGACTCGACGGCGACTATCCGCCGCGACTCCACTTCTACATCAGCGAAGCGGTAATTCGACATCCCGTCGGCGAGGCCGATGTCTGGCGCGGACAGCTTGAGCACCTTATCGAGTCGTCGAAGCTCGATCACGTGGAATTGGGCATCGTACCATTCTCGGCCGGTTCACATCCGGGCATAGCGGTCAGGAGATCGTCAAAGTCGGTTTGTGCTGGTAGCGGCTGCGATGATCGGAATGATTCGGGTTCGGTCAGCGGCGATACGTTCCAGAGTTCGGGTGATCTGGGTGATTCCGGCCAGGCGTAATAGCCCGAGGGCGAGGTTGCGGAGGGTGGCCATGACCTGGGCTCCTGTTCCGGTGTAGGCGTGTTGGTGGTCTTCGCGGTAGACGACGTCTCGAACCCAGTGAATCTTGTTCTCTATGCCCCAATGTTGGCGGACGAACCGGGCGATCAGGTCGGCGCCGGCTTGTTCGGCGGTCAGGCTGGTGATGCCGTGCACGACCTCCTTGGTCAGGTGGTTACCCGCGTGGTCGAAGGTGTCGCGGCGGATACGAAACACTTGTGCGGCACCGGGAAAGTCAACATCGTTGGCCGGTGCGACCCAGATCTGGCGGCGCACGATCTTGCCTGTGCTGCGGT
This genomic interval carries:
- a CDS encoding winged helix-turn-helix domain-containing protein, coding for MRDARRLSPEAQENLRRRVVAAVHGGMTQVEAAQVFAVAPQSVSRWVQVWRKQGSKGLAGRRRGRRPGEQEALSARRQRKLRYAVAEHTPAAFGLAGVVWTRKTVAELIRVRHGVVLSLRTVGNYLCSWGLSPQKPIRRAYEQDPEAEFRYQAMTIRLLLADLHPRKGEERNTSPHIIYDRLIR
- a CDS encoding Scr1 family TA system antitoxin-like transcriptional regulator, encoding MRRERQERLDGDYPPRLHFYISEAVIRHPVGEADVWRGQLEHLIESSKLDHVELGIVPFSAGSHPGIAVRRSSKSVCAGSGCDDRNDSGSVSGDTFQSSGDLGDSGQA